The following proteins come from a genomic window of Bacteroidota bacterium:
- a CDS encoding T9SS type A sorting domain-containing protein encodes MSCLNAVDLLSSQTDYTISPNPTSGVFTFQSSEKITGVEIMNVLGEEITPLHLSPKGESVVVSLPSGLGQGIYFVQIKTAEGVVAKKIVVQR; translated from the coding sequence GTGAGTTGTCTTAATGCTGTTGATCTATTATCTTCACAAACTGATTATACTATTTCTCCTAACCCAACAAGCGGAGTGTTTACCTTTCAATCCTCAGAAAAGATTACAGGAGTTGAAATTATGAATGTGCTGGGGGAAGAAATAACCCCTCTCCATCTCTCCCCTAAAGGGGAAAGTGTTGTTGTCTCTCTCCCTTCAGGGCTGGGGCAAGGGATTTATTTTGTACAGATAAAAACTGCAGAGGGAGTAGTTGCGAAAAAGATTGTTGTGCAGAGGTAA